A single window of Undibacterium sp. 5I1 DNA harbors:
- the lnt gene encoding apolipoprotein N-acyltransferase yields the protein MFSFHSPPFRSSILLALLAGGLNVFSFAPYHLWPLQIISLSMIFCLSYSASTWTLRRQWMLGWAYSFSWMFWGVRWLMVAMTDAGGMPWLLALAAVALFAAYLALYAGLALSLAHYLRKRWQLSLVASLLFVLPSLWSLSELLRGWIFTGFPWLVSGYAHTASPLAGYAAVLGVYGLGWLNALIAGAVVLFMLKKSWWPVLLAGVACLFLVGIGLRVVAWTQPSGNQISVSLLQGNVAQDIKFDPEHVNDSLRLYHDMILTAPADLVATPETALPVLSSQLPPDYLPTLNAFTQNTDSHLVIGLGVYDGGDKYTNSVLGLSRQHAVRGYRYDKHHLVPFGEFVPFGFKWFVNLMQIPLGDFFAGNVLQEAMQVKDQWVLPNICYEDLFGEEIAHQLSAASHSPSILLNVSNIAWYGDSISIPQHLQISQMRVLETGRPMLRSTNTGATAVIDAQGIVTAQLKPLTKDILRAKVQGTSGLTPYVRWGNAGILALIILSLLAAYFMSRKKAQF from the coding sequence TTGTTTTCATTTCATTCCCCTCCATTTCGTTCATCCATCTTGCTGGCTTTGCTGGCAGGTGGTTTGAACGTATTCTCTTTTGCTCCCTATCATTTGTGGCCACTTCAGATCATCAGTCTCTCAATGATTTTTTGTTTGAGCTATTCCGCCAGTACATGGACTTTGCGACGCCAGTGGATGCTGGGTTGGGCATATAGTTTTTCCTGGATGTTTTGGGGTGTGCGCTGGTTGATGGTGGCGATGACTGATGCGGGCGGTATGCCGTGGTTGCTGGCATTGGCGGCAGTCGCTTTGTTTGCCGCTTATTTGGCTTTGTACGCCGGTCTGGCCTTGTCGCTGGCTCATTACCTACGCAAGCGTTGGCAGCTATCATTGGTCGCATCCTTGCTATTCGTGCTGCCATCGCTTTGGAGTTTGTCGGAGTTGCTACGCGGCTGGATATTTACCGGCTTCCCGTGGCTGGTGTCGGGCTACGCACATACCGCGAGCCCCTTGGCTGGCTATGCTGCCGTCTTGGGCGTGTATGGATTGGGATGGTTGAATGCTTTAATCGCAGGCGCCGTGGTTTTATTTATGCTTAAAAAATCCTGGTGGCCTGTATTGCTTGCTGGCGTTGCCTGCCTATTTTTAGTCGGCATCGGTCTGCGAGTCGTGGCATGGACGCAGCCATCCGGTAACCAGATCAGCGTCAGTTTATTACAAGGTAATGTAGCGCAAGATATCAAATTTGATCCGGAACATGTGAATGATTCGCTGCGCTTGTATCACGACATGATATTGACTGCGCCAGCCGATTTGGTAGCGACACCAGAGACCGCCTTACCGGTATTGTCTAGCCAATTACCACCGGATTATTTGCCGACGTTAAATGCTTTTACACAAAACACTGACAGTCATCTGGTGATTGGTTTGGGGGTCTATGACGGCGGCGATAAATACACCAATAGCGTTTTAGGCTTGTCGCGCCAGCATGCGGTACGCGGCTATCGTTATGACAAACATCATCTGGTGCCGTTTGGTGAATTTGTTCCGTTTGGTTTTAAATGGTTTGTGAATCTGATGCAGATTCCGCTGGGTGATTTTTTTGCTGGCAATGTTTTGCAAGAAGCCATGCAGGTAAAAGATCAATGGGTGTTGCCCAATATTTGTTATGAAGATTTGTTTGGTGAGGAAATCGCACACCAATTGTCAGCAGCGTCGCATAGCCCATCCATATTATTAAATGTATCTAATATTGCCTGGTACGGTGATTCGATTTCTATCCCGCAGCATTTGCAGATATCGCAAATGCGGGTGCTAGAAACCGGGCGGCCCATGCTGCGTTCTACCAACACCGGTGCCACGGCGGTGATTGATGCACAGGGGATTGTGACTGCTCAGTTAAAGCCTTTAACCAAAGACATCTTGCGTGCCAAAGTACAAGGTACCAGCGGCCTGACGCCGTATGTGCGTTGGGGCAATGCAGGTATTCTTGCTCTCATCATCTTGAGTCTACTGGCGGCGTATTTTATGTCACGGAAAAAAGCG
- a CDS encoding HlyC/CorC family transporter, which translates to MQEHSSSVRPSDVKPHRSLFERLTALISPEPENRAELLEVLHDAQERNLIDADALAMIEGVFQVSDLAARDIMVPRSQMDVIDISKPIAEWMPEVLSTAHSRFPAVEGDRDKVVGVLLAKDLLRYYAEESFDVRVMLRPVVYIPESKRLNILLRDFRANRNHMAMVVDEYGGVAGLITIEDVLEQIVGDIEDEYDFNEEEDNIIVLDNNGDGVRWRVKGLTEIEQFNTALGTDFSDKVVDTIGGLVTNHLERVPHKGEEFNIGNLHFEVLRADARQVQMLLVEKRSLVQTDDD; encoded by the coding sequence ATGCAAGAGCACTCTAGTAGCGTCAGACCATCTGACGTTAAACCCCACAGGTCATTATTTGAACGTTTGACCGCACTGATTTCCCCCGAACCTGAGAACCGCGCTGAATTGCTGGAAGTTCTGCATGACGCGCAAGAACGTAATCTGATTGATGCCGATGCACTGGCAATGATCGAAGGTGTGTTCCAGGTGTCTGATCTAGCTGCACGCGACATCATGGTGCCGCGTTCCCAGATGGACGTGATTGATATTTCTAAACCGATAGCAGAATGGATGCCCGAAGTCTTATCGACGGCGCATTCCCGCTTCCCTGCGGTGGAAGGCGATAGAGATAAAGTGGTTGGTGTGCTATTGGCAAAAGATTTGTTGCGGTACTACGCAGAAGAGTCTTTTGATGTCCGGGTGATGTTGCGTCCGGTGGTGTATATCCCGGAATCCAAGCGCCTGAATATTTTGTTGCGGGATTTTCGCGCTAATCGCAATCACATGGCAATGGTGGTGGATGAATACGGTGGCGTTGCAGGTCTGATTACGATTGAGGATGTGCTGGAGCAAATTGTCGGCGATATTGAAGACGAGTATGACTTCAATGAAGAAGAAGACAATATCATCGTCCTCGATAATAACGGCGACGGCGTGCGCTGGCGTGTGAAAGGCTTGACCGAGATTGAACAGTTTAATACCGCGCTGGGTACCGATTTTTCAGACAAAGTAGTCGATACCATCGGCGGCTTGGTCACCAATCATCTGGAGCGCGTGCCGCATAAGGGCGAAGAATTTAATATTGGCAATCTGCATTTTGAAGTCTTGCGCGCCGATGCCCGTCAGGTGCAGATGTTGTTAGTCGAAAAACGGTCTTTGGTGCAGACTGATGATGATTGA
- a CDS encoding LacI family DNA-binding transcriptional regulator — protein MVEKQINTDSDNNASSNNPVTLMDVARQAGVSPSTVSRILNGTAKVSADKRKAVETAIEQMHFEPNQLAQSLKSGRSMTIGIVVQDISSPFFDETLRGVDDGLKGTGYASVIVSGHWDAQEEAARIKLLLARKVDGIILLSGHIADKDVLHFSHQKPIVATGRALQSETAIGFKLDNENGAYLAVRHLIELGHRRIAFVTGPADNSDASERLLGYQRALKSANLEFDANLVVEGDFHEASGLVAVNRLFDTQQQFSAVFAANDQIAYGVRLSLYRKGIRVPDDISLIGFDDLPGSLYTTPPLTTIHQPLYDMGLLATTTLLGLISGKKVDVELPKLELIVRETTRRFR, from the coding sequence GTGGTCGAGAAACAAATCAATACCGATTCGGATAACAATGCTTCAAGCAATAATCCCGTGACTTTGATGGATGTGGCGCGTCAGGCGGGCGTTTCGCCCAGCACGGTGTCACGGATTCTGAATGGCACTGCCAAAGTCTCTGCAGATAAACGTAAAGCAGTAGAAACCGCCATTGAGCAGATGCACTTTGAGCCAAACCAACTGGCACAAAGCCTTAAAAGCGGTCGCTCGATGACGATCGGTATCGTCGTACAAGATATTTCCAGTCCGTTTTTTGATGAGACCTTACGCGGTGTTGATGATGGTTTAAAAGGAACTGGTTATGCCTCCGTGATCGTCAGTGGGCATTGGGATGCGCAAGAAGAGGCAGCCCGGATTAAGTTATTGCTGGCGCGCAAAGTGGATGGGATTATTTTGCTGTCAGGGCATATTGCGGATAAAGATGTGCTGCATTTTTCACATCAAAAGCCCATCGTCGCGACGGGGCGCGCATTGCAAAGCGAGACGGCGATTGGATTTAAGCTAGACAATGAAAACGGTGCCTACCTTGCTGTGCGCCATTTAATTGAGTTAGGACATCGCCGCATTGCCTTCGTCACTGGCCCTGCCGATAACTCTGATGCCAGCGAACGGTTGCTCGGATACCAGCGCGCACTCAAAAGCGCCAATCTGGAATTTGATGCGAACCTGGTGGTTGAAGGCGATTTCCATGAGGCCAGCGGTTTAGTGGCAGTCAATCGTCTGTTTGATACTCAGCAGCAGTTTAGCGCTGTGTTCGCCGCGAATGACCAGATTGCCTATGGTGTACGGCTTAGCTTGTACCGCAAAGGGATACGGGTGCCGGATGATATCTCCCTGATCGGCTTCGATGATTTGCCCGGCTCGCTTTACACTACACCGCCGTTGACGACGATACATCAGCCTTTGTATGACATGGGATTACTGGCAACGACCACTTTACTCGGGCTGATCAGTGGTAAAAAAGTGGATGTAGAGCTGCCCAAGTTGGAATTGATTGTCAGAGAAACTACACGTCGCTTCAGATGA
- a CDS encoding GH1 family beta-glucosidase has translation MQNHDSATEFSPAFTWGVATSAYQIEGAAAVDGRGPSIWDTFTHTPGKIIDGSTGDVACDHYHRYAEDIDIIASLNVSAYRFSISWSRVQPLGYGAWNEKGFEFYSNLIARLAEKNILAHVTLYHWDLPQGLQDQGGWLRRDTPARFADYAAEVARRFGNRVATIATHNEPWCTANLGFGNGQFAPGIADTATSIQVSHHLLLSHGWAMKAMRQALQKIGSSAKLGIVLNQWTAMPATGSAADIAEAEWEYARSVQWFMDPIFKGRYPQKALDRMDMSKFDVHANDMADIQQAIDFLGVNYYFRSFISTDNPPKKPEGKLGFTDMGWEIYPDGLTDLLLQLNEEYKDLPPIYITENGMAVADQIVDGKIHDQARIDYVRLHLNALQKAIAQGVNVQGYFYWSLLDNFEWNSGYAKRFGLVYVDYDTQERTLKDSALWYRDFVGTQRLSRAE, from the coding sequence ATGCAAAATCACGACTCAGCAACAGAATTTTCTCCCGCATTTACCTGGGGTGTGGCAACCAGCGCCTACCAAATTGAAGGTGCTGCCGCCGTTGACGGACGCGGGCCCTCTATCTGGGACACCTTTACCCATACACCGGGCAAGATCATCGATGGCAGTACCGGCGACGTCGCTTGTGACCATTATCATCGCTATGCCGAAGACATCGACATCATCGCCTCGCTCAATGTCAGCGCATATCGCTTCTCTATCTCTTGGTCACGTGTGCAGCCTTTGGGCTATGGCGCATGGAATGAAAAAGGCTTTGAGTTTTATTCCAATCTGATCGCCAGACTGGCCGAGAAAAATATTCTGGCGCATGTGACTTTGTATCACTGGGATTTACCGCAAGGTTTGCAAGATCAGGGCGGCTGGCTCCGTCGTGACACCCCTGCCCGTTTTGCTGACTATGCGGCAGAAGTAGCGCGTCGCTTTGGCAACCGGGTAGCCACCATCGCTACTCATAATGAACCTTGGTGTACTGCTAATCTGGGTTTTGGTAATGGGCAGTTTGCGCCCGGCATTGCAGATACCGCTACATCAATTCAGGTTTCTCATCACCTATTGTTATCGCATGGATGGGCGATGAAAGCGATGCGTCAAGCTCTGCAAAAGATCGGTAGTTCCGCAAAATTAGGTATCGTTTTAAACCAATGGACGGCCATGCCAGCAACCGGCTCAGCCGCCGATATAGCCGAGGCAGAATGGGAATACGCTCGCTCGGTGCAATGGTTTATGGATCCGATTTTTAAAGGTCGGTACCCGCAAAAAGCGCTTGATCGCATGGACATGAGCAAGTTTGACGTGCACGCTAATGACATGGCAGACATTCAGCAAGCCATCGATTTTTTAGGTGTCAATTATTATTTCCGTTCTTTTATCAGTACGGATAATCCGCCTAAAAAACCGGAAGGAAAATTAGGTTTTACCGACATGGGATGGGAAATTTATCCTGATGGTCTGACTGACTTGCTATTACAACTAAACGAAGAATATAAAGACTTACCACCAATTTATATTACTGAAAACGGGATGGCCGTTGCTGATCAAATAGTTGATGGGAAAATTCATGACCAAGCACGCATAGACTACGTTCGCTTGCATCTGAACGCCTTGCAAAAAGCGATAGCGCAAGGTGTCAATGTCCAAGGGTATTTTTACTGGAGTTTGCTGGATAACTTTGAGTGGAACTCCGGCTACGCCAAGCGTTTTGGCTTGGTGTATGTAGACTACGACACACAAGAGCGAACGCTCAAAGACAGCGCACTTTGGTATCGCGATTTTGTAGGGACTCAGCGTTTATCCCGAGCTGAATAA
- a CDS encoding cation:proton antiporter: MSVTEIFLIAMAIIFTVPYLIWRVGRTDYWAPLVVVQIITGIILGPGVLGAAFPDYYQFVFNPQVTSALNGIAWWAVMVFVMIAGVELDLKKMWRYKRESAITSGLALGMPLLFGCVAAVCLLNLSQGWMGTKATTWQFVLGIGMACAVTALPILILLMEKLAILRQPIGQRILRYASLDDVAIWGVLALILLDWTRVGRQVLFLAGFALASYLFRRLMRKLPESDRWYVAFIWLAVCAYFADWSGLHFMVGAFLAGMVMDSDWFDQADMDKLRHFVLMIMMPVFFLSTGLRTNWQLGGTTVFIAAGLLLLASVTGKLAGIHIAGKILQWEKGEASIIGWLLQTKALIMIIFANVLLDKQIITSETFTALLMMAVASTMLTVPMVAPQLQKMKALIFRVT, translated from the coding sequence ATGAGCGTGACTGAAATTTTTTTGATCGCAATGGCGATTATTTTTACCGTACCTTACCTGATCTGGCGCGTGGGCAGAACTGATTATTGGGCGCCCTTAGTCGTAGTGCAGATCATCACCGGCATCATCTTGGGGCCAGGCGTATTGGGTGCAGCTTTCCCCGACTATTATCAATTTGTATTTAACCCGCAGGTGACCTCTGCGCTGAACGGAATTGCCTGGTGGGCGGTGATGGTATTTGTGATGATTGCTGGCGTTGAGTTAGATCTTAAAAAAATGTGGCGTTACAAACGAGAGAGCGCGATAACTTCCGGGCTTGCACTTGGTATGCCGCTATTGTTCGGCTGTGTCGCTGCAGTCTGTTTACTCAATCTGAGCCAAGGCTGGATGGGAACTAAAGCCACTACCTGGCAATTTGTCCTTGGCATAGGCATGGCTTGCGCAGTGACGGCATTACCTATTTTGATTTTGCTGATGGAAAAACTGGCAATCTTACGACAGCCCATCGGGCAACGAATTTTGCGTTATGCCAGCCTGGATGATGTCGCGATCTGGGGCGTGCTGGCATTGATTTTGTTGGACTGGACGAGAGTCGGGCGGCAAGTTTTATTTTTAGCTGGATTTGCGTTGGCGAGCTATCTATTCCGCCGTTTGATGCGCAAGCTACCAGAGAGTGATCGCTGGTATGTTGCCTTTATCTGGCTGGCGGTGTGTGCTTATTTTGCCGACTGGTCTGGTTTGCATTTTATGGTCGGCGCGTTTTTGGCGGGCATGGTGATGGATAGTGACTGGTTTGATCAGGCCGACATGGATAAGCTGCGTCATTTTGTATTGATGATTATGATGCCGGTATTTTTCTTGAGTACCGGCTTACGGACTAACTGGCAGCTCGGTGGAACGACCGTATTTATCGCAGCAGGCTTATTGCTGCTGGCATCGGTAACGGGCAAGCTGGCAGGCATTCACATTGCCGGAAAAATCCTTCAATGGGAAAAAGGTGAGGCATCGATCATAGGCTGGTTATTGCAAACCAAAGCGCTGATTATGATTATTTTTGCGAATGTATTACTGGATAAACAAATCATTACCAGCGAAACGTTCACCGCGCTGTTGATGATGGCTGTTGCCAGTACTATGCTGACGGTACCGATGGTGGCGCCTCAACTGCAAAAAATGAAGGCATTGATTTTTCGGGTAACGTAA
- a CDS encoding TonB-dependent receptor codes for MKIRTPTSRKISGSPIHLAVLTLLAGINSAHAQVAQPVAPVAPAADSAAIAEVIVTGTKRATSLQRTPVAITAINAAALDDAHVQTIQDVVNLVPGFQATTQGDHGVITMTLRGVGNDSAKTEYADPEVATFVNGIYSPRPEGATSLLFDLDAIEVLRGPQGTLWGRNSSVGAVNMQTVKPVLGDHSGNFETGVGSYNRFGVRGAFNIPLNDTMALRVAVVHEQHDGYVDYQNAPNPPLASQQAAYIAGGGTLSTFQPINSNLFIQNGSAKKYGAQDQTAARLSLLWKLTPNLKWDVSYEKYMDRGTPNMNLMQTPRPGQDFWSALIDTAPSVHRDTDSFRSRLDYAIGDSMSLAYIAGYSRFSGSSTFDQDGGASVPTSFNTGATYQADNTVSSHYVNYSHEVELQSVGKKDVDWLLGLYYAAETNDIRFDIPIFNGTQQGTVGWQGSFIQPKETVESKAAFGQATWNVNDSLHLTGGIRYTADYRTNVGGRGYGWAYDGAPQIPVNPSVNPAAPGSGFGVPSQNDGTFSGNKTTALARVGYDIDRNNMVYASISTGYKSGGLQDGGKPYGAETLTNYELGSKSTFLGGTVKMNNALFYENFKGFQFSAPVTNPDGSHSLVTSNADGAKIYGFESEIAARLTPADKVQLSLAITRTELGHLIGGSNDYVLPVCAVPGISNCLDVTGNEMPHAPKFSAQAQYQHTFNMVNGATLTPRISMHYETASWLSVFNLGDGDKQKSYTRTDLGLRYASGKAWYFDAFVRNVENSNIKTSAQNSFGGVWQSQYLPPRTFGINAGVEF; via the coding sequence ATGAAAATCCGTACCCCCACGTCCCGAAAAATCTCGGGCTCACCTATCCATTTAGCTGTTCTCACCTTGCTAGCGGGCATTAACTCTGCTCACGCGCAAGTTGCGCAGCCCGTTGCCCCAGTTGCTCCGGCAGCAGATTCTGCTGCGATTGCAGAGGTTATTGTCACAGGTACCAAGCGCGCTACGTCCTTGCAGCGCACGCCGGTAGCGATTACGGCGATCAACGCTGCTGCACTCGATGATGCGCATGTACAAACGATACAAGATGTCGTCAATCTGGTACCTGGCTTCCAGGCGACTACGCAGGGCGATCACGGTGTCATCACCATGACCTTGCGCGGTGTTGGTAACGATAGTGCCAAGACAGAATACGCCGATCCAGAAGTCGCTACTTTTGTGAATGGCATTTACTCACCACGCCCGGAAGGCGCAACCTCGTTGCTGTTTGATCTGGATGCGATTGAAGTATTGCGCGGTCCACAAGGTACTTTGTGGGGGCGTAACTCCTCCGTTGGTGCAGTGAATATGCAGACGGTCAAGCCAGTGCTGGGCGACCATTCAGGCAATTTTGAAACTGGTGTTGGCAGCTACAATCGTTTCGGCGTGCGCGGTGCTTTTAATATTCCACTCAACGACACGATGGCCTTGCGGGTAGCAGTAGTGCATGAGCAGCATGATGGTTATGTTGATTATCAGAATGCGCCGAATCCTCCTTTAGCCAGCCAACAAGCTGCCTATATTGCTGGTGGCGGAACGTTGAGCACGTTCCAGCCGATCAATTCCAATTTGTTTATTCAAAATGGTTCTGCTAAAAAATACGGTGCACAAGATCAGACCGCTGCGCGCCTGAGCTTGTTGTGGAAGCTGACGCCTAATCTGAAGTGGGATGTCTCTTACGAAAAATACATGGATCGCGGTACGCCAAACATGAATCTGATGCAAACTCCGCGTCCGGGTCAGGATTTTTGGTCTGCATTGATTGATACGGCGCCGTCCGTCCACCGCGATACAGATTCGTTCCGCAGTCGTCTGGATTATGCGATTGGCGACAGCATGTCCTTGGCCTATATTGCAGGGTACTCACGCTTCAGCGGATCATCGACCTTTGATCAGGATGGCGGTGCCAGTGTACCGACCAGCTTCAACACTGGTGCGACCTATCAGGCCGACAATACCGTATCGTCGCACTATGTGAATTACAGCCACGAAGTCGAATTGCAATCCGTCGGTAAAAAAGACGTCGACTGGTTATTAGGGTTGTACTACGCCGCAGAAACCAACGATATCCGCTTTGATATTCCTATCTTTAACGGTACGCAACAAGGCACGGTTGGCTGGCAGGGTTCGTTTATTCAACCAAAAGAAACAGTTGAATCGAAAGCTGCTTTTGGTCAGGCGACCTGGAATGTGAACGATAGTTTGCACCTGACGGGCGGTATCCGTTACACCGCAGACTACCGTACTAACGTTGGCGGTCGCGGTTATGGCTGGGCGTATGATGGCGCACCGCAAATTCCGGTGAACCCAAGTGTGAATCCAGCGGCGCCTGGTTCTGGTTTTGGTGTCCCTAGTCAAAACGATGGTACTTTTAGCGGCAATAAAACCACCGCCCTAGCACGAGTTGGTTATGACATTGATCGCAACAACATGGTCTATGCCAGCATTTCTACTGGCTATAAATCAGGCGGTCTGCAAGACGGTGGTAAACCATACGGCGCTGAGACTTTGACCAATTATGAGCTGGGCTCCAAGAGCACTTTCTTAGGCGGCACGGTCAAGATGAATAATGCGCTGTTCTATGAAAACTTTAAGGGTTTCCAATTCAGCGCGCCAGTAACCAACCCAGATGGCAGCCATTCTCTAGTGACATCCAACGCCGATGGCGCCAAGATTTATGGCTTTGAATCTGAAATCGCCGCTAGGTTGACCCCCGCCGATAAAGTCCAGTTATCTCTTGCAATCACCCGTACTGAGCTGGGACACTTAATCGGCGGCAGTAACGATTACGTTTTGCCTGTCTGTGCTGTCCCGGGTATCAGCAACTGTTTAGATGTGACCGGTAATGAGATGCCGCATGCGCCTAAGTTCTCTGCGCAAGCTCAGTATCAACATACGTTTAACATGGTAAATGGTGCTACCTTGACGCCGCGCATCAGCATGCATTACGAGACCGCAAGCTGGCTTAGTGTATTTAATCTCGGTGATGGCGATAAACAAAAATCCTACACAAGAACTGATTTGGGTTTGCGTTACGCATCAGGCAAGGCTTGGTACTTTGATGCCTTCGTTCGTAACGTAGAAAATTCCAACATCAAAACCAGTGCGCAAAATAGCTTTGGCGGTGTGTGGCAATCGCAATATCTGCCACCACGTACTTTTGGTATTAACGCTGGCGTAGAGTTTTAA
- a CDS encoding tryptophan halogenase family protein, which yields MNPIKQVLIVGGGTAGWLTAAFLAKSVGATSGESVQITLVESKEIGIIGVGEGTFPSIRGTLAAIGIDEARFVRECNATFKQGIKFVDWVRPQGAAGIDHYFHPFSLPSQRAGGPELLPYWLQGAAGAGVPFAEAATMQKRVADASHAPKRMDDGDFLGPMNYAYHFDAGRFATLLCEHGKSLGVKHILANVEQVELNANGAISAIVTQEAGRLTADLYIDCTGFRARLIGEALGSPFHKVDDVLFADRALAVQVPYPQADTAIPSYTISTAKEAGWIWDIGLQQRRGVGYVYSSRHTDDTRAEQVLRNYIGAGNENLTPRSLKLNVGYREAQWVKNCVAVGLSGGFLEPLEASGIGLVETAAYLVSYLFPFNGDLEPVAKLFNHQMKERYERVVDFVKMHYCLSQRTDSTFWTDNTNSASIPDTLKEKLAMWRCRPPHRLDFIIDLEMYPPSSWQYVLYGMEFQTKLNANAASYPRFEEAKKEFQMIAQMSQRALANLPPHRTLIGHLCEKDYMTASKAAVKQVG from the coding sequence ATGAACCCGATCAAACAAGTTTTAATCGTAGGCGGCGGTACCGCTGGCTGGTTAACTGCGGCATTTCTCGCCAAATCTGTTGGTGCTACCTCGGGTGAGAGCGTACAAATCACGCTGGTGGAATCCAAAGAAATCGGCATTATCGGCGTCGGCGAAGGCACCTTCCCCTCGATACGCGGCACGCTGGCAGCGATTGGTATTGATGAAGCGCGGTTTGTACGGGAATGCAACGCGACCTTTAAACAAGGTATTAAATTTGTAGATTGGGTACGGCCACAAGGTGCAGCAGGCATCGATCATTATTTTCATCCATTCAGCTTACCCAGCCAGCGTGCTGGCGGTCCCGAATTACTACCCTACTGGTTGCAAGGTGCCGCAGGTGCGGGAGTACCTTTTGCCGAAGCGGCGACCATGCAAAAGCGTGTCGCTGATGCCTCGCATGCACCTAAGCGTATGGACGACGGCGACTTTTTAGGTCCGATGAATTATGCCTATCACTTCGACGCGGGACGCTTTGCCACTCTGCTGTGCGAGCACGGAAAATCGCTGGGAGTAAAACATATCCTGGCCAATGTTGAGCAGGTCGAACTGAACGCTAATGGCGCCATTAGCGCCATCGTCACACAAGAGGCTGGCAGGCTAACAGCCGACCTGTATATCGACTGCACAGGCTTCAGAGCCAGGCTGATCGGCGAGGCTTTAGGCTCACCATTTCATAAGGTAGATGATGTCCTGTTTGCCGATCGCGCGCTGGCAGTGCAAGTGCCTTATCCACAAGCCGATACAGCAATCCCCTCCTATACAATTTCTACCGCCAAAGAGGCAGGCTGGATCTGGGACATCGGCTTACAACAGCGCCGCGGTGTTGGCTATGTGTACTCCAGCCGCCATACCGACGATACCCGAGCAGAACAAGTATTGCGTAACTACATCGGCGCAGGGAACGAGAATTTGACACCAAGATCACTCAAACTCAATGTCGGTTATCGAGAAGCACAGTGGGTAAAAAACTGTGTCGCAGTCGGCTTGTCAGGCGGATTTTTAGAACCTCTGGAGGCCTCAGGCATTGGCCTGGTCGAAACCGCCGCCTATCTGGTCAGTTACCTGTTCCCGTTCAACGGCGACCTGGAGCCCGTCGCTAAATTATTCAATCACCAAATGAAAGAACGCTACGAACGCGTGGTCGATTTTGTCAAAATGCACTACTGCCTGAGCCAGCGCACCGACAGCACATTCTGGACGGATAACACCAATTCCGCATCAATCCCCGACACGCTAAAAGAAAAACTCGCAATGTGGCGCTGTCGCCCGCCCCACCGCCTGGACTTTATCATCGACCTCGAAATGTACCCACCATCCAGCTGGCAATACGTGCTGTATGGAATGGAATTTCAGACCAAACTCAATGCCAACGCAGCCTCTTACCCACGCTTTGAAGAAGCAAAAAAAGAGTTCCAGATGATCGCCCAGATGTCACAACGCGCACTGGCAAACCTGCCACCGCACCGCACACTGATAGGACATTTATGTGAGAAGGATTATATGACTGCGTCGAAAGCGGCGGTGAAGCAAGTAGGTTGA